ACAATACGTTTAATCAAATTCCGTTGTACTGCCTTTTTTATATTTTTTTTGGCAATTGCCAAGCCTAGCCTAGGGTGATCAAGATCATTCCTGATGGCCAACAGCGTGAAATATTGGTCGCTTGATTTAACAGGCTTAGCAAAAACCTTTTTAAATTCAGCCGGTTTCTTTAACCGTAACTGTGGGGGAAAACTGA
This is a stretch of genomic DNA from Methylobacter sp. YRD-M1. It encodes these proteins:
- the rnpA gene encoding ribonuclease P protein component is translated as MDRCVTEKVFSFPPQLRLKKPAEFKKVFAKPVKSSDQYFTLLAIRNDLDHPRLGLAIAKKNIKKAVQRNLIKRIVRESYRLKQQNLGNIDIVVLARREAADAPPDLLRKSLERHWLKLVTRCDSYS